CTGGCGACCGAAGTCCGTCACCTCCAGCGCACCGAAGTGCTCGAAGCCGAGGAGTATTTCTCGCCCGGGCAGAAGGGCAGCTCGGCGATGCCGCACAAGCGCAACCCGGTGCTGACCGAGAACCTCACTGGCCTCGCGCGGATGGTCCGCTCGGCGGTCACCCCGGCGCTCGAAAACGTCGCCCTCTGGCACGAGCGCGATATCAGCCATTCGTCGGTCGAGCGCTACATCGGCCCCGACGCGACCATCACCCTCGATTTCGCCCTCGCCCGGCTGACCGGGGTCATCGACAAGCTGCTCGTCTACCCCGAGCGGATGCAGAAGAACCTCGACCGCATGGGCGGCCTCGTCCACTCGCAGCGGGTACTGCTGGCGCTCACCCAGGCGGGCCTCAGCCGCGAGGACGCCTATGCCCTCGTCCAGCGCAACGCGATGAAGGTATGGGAATCGGACGGACGCTTAAGCCTGCTCGGCCTGCTTCAGGCCGACCCGCAAGTAACCGCCGCCATTCCGCCCGAGCAACTCGCGAAGAGCTTCGACCTCGATTACCACCTCGGCCAGGTCGACACGATCTTTCGCCGCGTGTTCGGCCGCGTCTGAGCATTGCCTTTGGCTGGCCTGTTAGGCAGCCGCTCCCGTCGCTTCGAGAATGAGCCGCGCCGTGGCGGCAGGCTCGTCCCACATCGGGTAATGGCCGCTATGGTCAAACCAGTGCAGACGCGCACTCGGGAAAGCGGCGGTGGCCCGACGGGCCTGACGCGCCAGACAAAGTCGGTCATGCCGACCCCAGCCGATCGTGACCTTGCCGCTCCCGGCGGCACCAGGTCCGCGCTGCTCCGGCCCGGTCGCCAGATCGTCGATCAGCGCCGCCGCCGTGGGCGTGCTTGCCAAAGCCTCCAGTTCGCTCGCCACGAGCGTCCCATCGAGCTGCCACGGATGAGCGGATAGCTGCGCCAGCAGGACGCTTCTTCCGACCGCACTTCTCGCCAGTGGCGCAAGCATATGCGTGCGGGAAAGCCCGCGCAGGAGCGCCAGCGATGCCTGCAAGGTGGTGCGGAACAGCGTGCGCTCGGCTCCGCGCCAAAAGCCGCCCGGATCGAGCGCGACGACCGGCCCGGCGTGATCGCGCCGCGCCAGCTCGAGCACCATTCGTGCGCCCAGCGAGCTGCCTACCACGGCCGCCGCGTCCAGCTGACGGTCGGCGATGAAGTCGGCCACACTGCGGGTGAGCCCGGCGAAGGTGCCGCTGTCGTCTTCGACCGGTTTGCCGTCGTGGCCCGGAAGAGTGACGATGATCAGTTCGTGATGGCAGGCCAGCACGGGCACGATCGGATCCCACGCGGACGGTGTATTTCCCAGTCCATGGACGAGGAGTAGCGGCGGCCCGTAGCCGGTTCGATAATGATGCATGGACGACGAACGCGCGGCGTTGGCTTAAGGGTGCCGGCTCCACGCCGAACCCTCTATCCCAACGCGTCCTTCAGCCGCCCGAAGAAGCTCTTGCTCGCCGGGCATTCTTCGCCGGTCTCGGTCTCGCGGAATTGGGCGAGCAGTTCCTTCTGCTTGGCCGAGAGCCTGGTCGGCGTCTCGACCAGGATGCGGGTGACGAGGTCGCCGCGGCCGCGGCCGTTGACGACGCTCATCCCCGCGCCGCGCTGGCGCAGCGTGTCGCCCGACTGGATGCCGGCGGGGATCTTGATCTCGATCGGCTGGCCGTCGATGCCGGGAACGGTGATGCTCCCGCCCAGCGCCGCAGTGGTGAAGCTGACCGGGCATTCGGCGATCAACGTCGTGCCCTCGCGCCCGAACAGCGCGTGGCGCTTCAAATGCACGAACAGGTAGAGGTCGCCGTTCGCGGCCCCGCGTACGCCCGCCTCGCCCTCGCCGGCAACGCGGATGCGGGTGCCCTCGTCCACCCCGGCGGGGATCGAGATCGATAGCTGGCGGCGCTTGAGGATGCGGCCTTCGCCTTCGCAGCTCGGGCAGGGATCGGCGATGGTCACGCCATGGCCGTGGCAGGTCGGGCAGGCACGCTCGACCACGAAGAACCCCTGCTGTGCGCGGACCTTGCCCTGCCCGCCGCAGGTGGCGCAGCGCTCGGGCCGGCTTTCGCCGCGCGAGCCGTCGCCGCCGCACGGCTCGCACCGCTGCAGCGTCTCGATCTCGATGGTCGACTGCTTGCCGGCGTACGCCTCTTCGAGCGTCAGCTCGAGGTCGTAGCGCAGGTCCGAACCGCGCGCGGCGCTCTGCCGGCCGCCCCCGCGCTGGTCCATGAATTCGCCGAAGATCGACGAGAAGATGTCGGAGAAGCCGTCGAACCCGGCGCCGCCGCCGAACGGATCGCCACCCATTCCGCCCTGCTGGAAGGCGGCGTGGCCGAAGCGGTCGTAGGCCGCGCGCTTCTGCGGGTCCTTGAGGCAGTCGTAGGCCTCATTGAGCGCCTTGAACTTGGCTTCCTTGTCGGTGCAGCCGCCGTGGCGATCGGGATGGCATTCCATCGCAAGGCGGCGGAACGCGGCCTTGATCTCCCGCTCGTCGGCGGTCTTGGCGACCCCGAGCAACTCATAATAGTCGGTGTGAACCGTCATGGGCGAAACCTAAAAACCGCCGCCCCGGTGAGACGCACCGGGGCGGCGCTCATGATGGCTTACGCCTTCTTCTCGTCGTCGACTTCGGAGAATTCCGCGTCGACAACTTCCTCGTCGTTCGAGCCCACGTCGGCCGCCTGCTCGGCGCCGGCACCGGCTTCGCCACCGGCGCTCTGCTGGGTCTCGTAGATCGCCTGGCCAAGCTTCATCGCCGACTGGGTCAGCGCCTGGACCTTGGCGTTCATCGCGTCGGCATCGCCGCCCTCGACCGCGGCCTTGGCCTCGGCGATGGCATTCTCGATCTCGCTCTTCACTTCCGGGCTGACCTTGTCGCCATGCTCGGCAAGCTGGCGCTCGGTCGAGTGGATCAGGCTTTCGGCCTGGTTCTTGGCCTCGGCCGCCGCCTTGCGCTTCTTGTCGTCTTCGGCGAACTGCTCGGCCTCGCGGACCATCTTCTCGATGTCGTTGTCGTTGAGCCCGCCCGACGCCTGGATGCGGATCTGCTGCTCCTTGCCGGTGCCCTTGTCCTTGGCCGAAACGTTGACGATGCCGTTGGCGTCGATGTCGAAAGTAACCTCGATCTGCGGCACTCCGCGCGGCGCCGGGGGGATGCCGACCAGGTCGAACTGGCCGAGCACCTTGTTGTCGGCCGCCATCTCGCGCTCACCCTGGAAGACCCGGATGGTGACCGCATTCTGGTTGTCGTCGGCGGTCGAGAAAACCTGGCTCTTCTTGGTGGGGATGGTCGTGTTGCGATCGATCATCCGGGTGAAGACGCCGCCCAGCGTCTCGATGCCGAGCGACAGCGGGGTCACGTCGAGCAGCAGCACATCCTTGACGTCGCCCTGGAGCACGCCGGCCTGGATGGCGGCGCCGATGGCGACCACCTCGTCCGGGTTGACGCCGGTGTGCGGCTCCTTGCCGAAGAACTCCTTCACGACTTCACGGACGCGCGGCATGCGGGTCATGCCGCCGACCAGCACGACCTCGTCGATCGCCTTGGCGTCGAGCCCGGCGTCCTTGAGCGCCTTGCGGCACGGCTCGAGCGTCCGGTTGATCAGATCGGCGACCAGCTTCTCGAGGTCGGCGCGGGTGATCGTCTCCACCAGGTGGAGCGGAGTGGTCGAGCCACCCTCCATCCGCGCGGTGATGAACGGCTGGTTGATCTCGGTCGTCGCGGCCGACGACAGTTCGATCTTGGCCTTCTCGGCGGCTTCCTTGAGCCGCTGCAGCGCAAGGCGATCCTTCTTGAGGTCGATACCTTCCTTCTGCTGGAATTTCTCGGCCAGATATTCGACGATCTTGGCGTCGAAATCCTCGCCGCCGAGGAAAGTGTCGCCGTTGGTCGACTTCACCTCGAACACGCCGTCGCCGATCTCAAGCACCGACACGTCGAAGGTGCCGCCGCCAAGGTCATAGACCGCGATCGTCTTGTTGTTGTCCTTGTCGAGGCCGTAGGCGAGCGCCGCCGCGGTCGGCTCGTTGATGATGCGCAGCACTTCGAGGCCCGCAATCTGACCGGCGTCCTTGGTCGCCTGGCGCTGGGCGTCGTTGAAGTAGGCCGGGACGGTGATCACCGCCTGGGTGACCGTCTCGCCAAGATAGGCCTCGGCCGATTCCTTCATCTTCTGCAGCGTGAAGGCGCTGATCTGCGATGGGCTATAGTCCTTGCCGCCGGCCTGCACCCACGCGTCGCCGTTCGCGCCCTTGACGATCTTGTAGGGGACCAGCTCGGTGTCCTTCTTGGTCACCGGGTCGTCGAACCGGCGGCCGATCAGGCGCTTCACCGCGAAGATGGTGTTGTCGGGATTGGTGACGGCCTGGCGCTTGGCGGGCTGGCCGATCAGCCGCTCGCCGTCCTTGGCAAAGGCCACCACCGACGGTGTGGTCCGCGCGCCCTCCGAATTCTCGATCACCTTGGGCTTGCCGCCCTCCATCACCGCCACGCAGCTGTTGGTCGTGCCGAGGTCGATCCCGATCACTTTCGCCATATTTATCAGACCCTTTGACTAGCCCCCGGACTCCTCCTCCGAGGCGCCGGATTTCGTTATTACGGCGGCGATATAGGGGTCAGTTCGGGCGCAACAAGGGTTGTGGCTTTCGGGTGCAACGGTGCGGCGTCAATACATCGCCATGCCACCATTCACGTGCAATGTCTGGCCAGTCACATAGCCGGCTTCCTTGCTGGCGAGGTAGCATACCGCGGCGGCGACATCCTCGCCCGTGCCCATCGCCCCCGACGGGATCTTGCCGAGGATGGCGGCGCGCTGAGCCTCGTTCAGCGCATCGGTCATCACAGAGGTCATGAAGCCCGGCGCCACCGTGTTGACGGTGATCCCGCGCGTCGCCAGCTCCTGCGCCACCGCCTTGCTCATGCCGACGAGACCGGCCTTGGAGGCGACGTAATTGGCCTGCCCCGGGTTGCCCGTCGCGCCGACCACCGAGGTGATCGAGACAATCCGCCCGAAGCGCGCCTTCATCATCGGCTTGGCCGCCGCGCGCATCAGCCGGAAGGCGGCTTCGAGGTTGATGCGGATCACGTCCGCAAATTCCTCGTCCTTCATCCGCATCAAGAGGTTGTCCCGTGTGACGCCGGCGTTGTTGACCAGGATGTCGAGCTTGCCGCCGAGCGCCTCTACCGCCTGCGGCACCAGCGCATCGACCGCCGCCCCGTCGGACAGGTTGCATGGCAAGGCGACATGGTCCCCGCCAAGTTCGTCGCGGAAGGCGTTAAGCTTGGCCTCGTTGCTCCCGCTCACCGCCAGCCGCGCGCCCTGCGCGCTGAGCGCCTTGGCGATCGCGCTGCCGAGGCCCCCGCTCGCGCCCGTCACCAGCGCGGTCATTCCGGTCAGATCGAACATCATGCGAGCTCCTTCGCCAGCGCCTCAATATCGTCGATGGTGAGCAGGCTCGTCACCTTGGCGTCGGGTGCGGTGCGTTTGACCATGGGTCCAAGCACCTTGCCGCCCAGTTCGACGAATTCCTCGACCCCGGCGGCGACCATCTCCTGAACGCTCTCGCGCCAGCGGACCATGCCGGTCACCTGCTCGACCAGCAGCTCGCGGATGCGCGCGGGATCGCTGACCGCCGCGGCGATGATATTGGCGAACACCGGTACTGCCGGCGCCATGAGGTCAATGCTCCCGAGCGCCTCCGCCATGCGGTCGGCGGCGGGCTGCATCAGCGGGCAGTGGAACGGCGCCGACACCGGCAGCAGCACCGCGCGCTTGGCGCCATGATCCTTGGCGATGGCCACCGCGCGCTCGATCGCGCTGCGCTTGCCCGAGATGACGACCTGGCTCGGATCATTGTCGTTGGCGACGGTGCACACCTCGCCCTCGGCGGCCGCGGCGGCGATCGCTTCGGCCTTGTCGAGATCGGCGCCGAGCAGCGCCGCCATCGCGCCCTCGCCGACCGGCACCGCCGCCTGCATCGCCTGCCCGCGTAGCTTCAGCAGCTTGGCGGTGGTGGCGAGATCGAACGTCCCCGCCGCGCACAGCGCGCTATATTCGCCGAGGCTGTGCCCGGCGACGAAGTTCGCCGCCTTGGTCAACGACACGCCGCCCTCCTGCGTCAGCGCGCGGAACACCGCGATGGCATGCGCCATGATCGCCGGCTGCGCATTCTCGGTCAGCGTCAGCTGGTCCTCGGGCCCCTCGGTCATCAGCTTGAACAGATGCTGGCCGAGCGCCTCGTCGACTTCGGCGAAGGTGTCGCGCGCAGCGCGGCTGGCGATGCTCAACGCCTGTCCCATGCCGACCGATTGGCTCCCCTGCCCGGGAAAGATGAACGCGCGCATGGTGCCTCCTCGTGAACGTGTCGGCGCGGTTAGGCTGCGGCGTCGCAATTGCCAAGCCGGGCCGGGGGTGCAAAGCCGCCGGCACGATGACCGAAACCGCCACCCTCACCCCGCCTCCGCCGCCACCGGCCAAGCGCCTCGGCGGCGCGATGAGCCTGGCGATGGTGGTCGGCACGATGATCGGCTCGGGCATCTACCTGCTGCCGACCACGCTCGCGCCATTCGGGCCCAACATCCCGGTCGCCTTCGCGCTGACCGTCGCCGGGACGATGCTGTTGGCGATCACCTTCGCCGCGCTCGCCCGCAAACTGCCCGGTGGCCCGTTCGTCTATGTCCGCACCGCCTTCGGCGACACCGCCGCCTTCCTCACGCTGTGGAGCTACCTCGTCTCGCAATGGGTCGGGGTCGCGGCGGTCGCGATCGCGGTCGGCGGGGCGATCGGCCACGTCCTCCCCGCGGCGGCGAGCGGAGCTGGCCTTAGCATCGTCGCATTGGGCTCGATCCTCATCCTCCTCGTCATCAATCTCACCGGGGCGCGCTCGGCGGGGTGGGTCCAGCTGACCGCCACGCTGATCAAGATCATTCCGCTCATCCTCGTCGTCCTGCTGCTCGCCGCGCGGGTCGGCGGCGGCCAGCCGGCCGAGCCGCTCGCCGCGGTGCCCGTCGGCCTCGCCGGGATCGCCGGCGCGGCGGCGCTGATGCTTTTCTCGCTGACCGGGTTCGAAGCAGCGACCGTCACCGCCAACGTCACCGACGATTCGACCGCGGTGGTCCCGCGCGCGACCATCCTCGGGACCGGGCTGACCGGGGCGATCTATTTCGCCGCGACGCTGGCGACGCTGATGATCCTGCCGAGCCTCGTCGCCGCCAAGAGCAGCGCGCCCTTCGCCGACGCCATCGCGCCCCTGCTCGGCCCCGAGGCGGGCGCCGTGGTCGCCGTGATCGCCGCGATCAGCGCCTTCGGCACCTGCAACGCGCTGCTCCTGCTCTCGGCCGAGGTCGGCCAATCCATCGCCGCCGCCGGCGACCTGCCGCCACTGTTCGCGCGCACCAACGCCGCCGGCGTGCCGGTCGGCTCGCTGCTGGTCGGCGCCGCCATCGCCGCGGTGCTGGTCGGCCTGAGCACCTCCGACAGCTTCGTCAGCGTCTACGAATTCATGGCACTGGTTTCGACCGTCGCCAGCCTGGTGCTCTACGCCGTCTGCGCCGCCGCCGCGCTCAAGCTCCGCCCGAGCCGTGGGCTGGCCATCCCGGCGCTCGCCCTCGTCTACGCGCTCGCGATGTTCGTCGGCGCCGGGCTCGAGGCGACCGTCTGGGGCCTCGGCCTCGCGCTCGCGGGCTTGCCGCTGCGCTGGCTCAGCCGGCGCTCCACCCCCGCGGCGGGGGCGACTCCAGCCTAGCTTCGGGGATCAGCCGCCGCAGCTTCTGCGCGAAGCTGCGCAGGCACACTTCCGACGTCCCGAGCGGGCCCGGCCGATAGGTCGGCGAGGCCATCCCCTGCTGCACCCGGGTGATGAGTTCGGTGTCCTCGGCATTGACACGCCGGTTGATCCGCCAGTTGAGGTACCGCGCCGCGCGCATCTCACGCCGGTCGTCGGGCAGCGCGTAGCTGATCTCGCGGATCACCGTCTGGGTGGCGCTGACCGGCAGGAACTGCATGAAGTCGACCTGATCGGGGTAGATGTCGAACGCCACGTTAGGCCACAGCTTGTAGTAGAGCCACTTGCGGCGGTGGCTCGGCGGTAAATGCCCGGCCTCGGGCAACAGGTTCTGATAGGCCCGCTCGGACGGGTTGGCCGAGGGCTGCTCGACGAGGTCGCCCTCCATCCGGTCGACCTGCTCGTGCGCCTCAATCTTGTAGCCGCGACCGAACAGCCGGGTCAGGCCGGGATGGCCGATCGGGATGTGCAGCCCATCCGAATAATTGTCCGCGATGGTCTTCCAGTTGAGATCGCGCGGGCGCAGCGTCACCCGCCCGATCGCGCGCAATTCCTCGAACCGGTAAGGCGCCACCTCATCCTCGAACGGCGCCATCATCGCGGCCACGCTTGGCGCACCCGGCTCGAGCGTGACGAACAGGAAACCGTGCCAGCGCTCGAGCGCGACCGGCACCAGGCCGAGCTGGTCGGTTTCGAGCCCCGGATATTCGCGCCGGTGGGGCACGCCGACCAGCCGCCCGTCGCGCGCATAGCTCCAGCCGTGATAGGGGCAGGTCAGCACCCGGGCGCAGCCGCCCTCGCCGTCGACCAGCCGCGAGCCGCGATGGCGGCAGACGTTGGTGAAGGCGCGCACCGCGCCGTCGTCGCCGCGGATGACGATGATGCTTTCGCCCAGATAGTCGAGGCTGCGCCATTCCCCCGGCGCGGCGAGCTCGCTCTCGTGACACACCACCTGCGGCACGGCGCGGAGGAAGGCGCGGCGTTCGGCGGCGAAGAATTCGGAATCGTGATAGAGCCAGCCTGGCAGGCTGACGCCGTCGAGCGGATCGGCAGCGGGATCGACGGGGCGGAGCTGGGTAGCCATGGCACGATGTCTGCCATGCGCAGCATCGACCGGCAACGATCTGGCAATGGCGAAATTACCTCATTTGCGCTACGGCAAGGCGAAGCCGGGGGTCTCATGCCACTTTACCTCGACATCCATACGGTGCCGGGCGCGGATGCCGAGGACCTGCGCCGCGCGCACCTTGCCGATCTTGCGGTGCAGGCACAGCACGGGGTGGACTACCGGCGCTATTGGCATAACGCCCAGTGCGGCAAGGCCTTCTGCCTGTTCGAAGCTCCCAATGCCGAGGCGGCGCGGCAAGTCCACCAGGAGGCGCACGGCCTGGTGGCCGAAAAGATTATCGAGGTTGATCCCGACATGATCGACGGCTTCCTCGGCGCCGGCGAAGCTGACGCAAACGGCGCAGTTTGGCTGCCCGGCAGACGCGAGCGCGATACGGCCGTCCGCAGCGTCCTTTTCACCGATCTCGTCGGCTCGACCGAGCTGGCGCAGCGGCTCGGTGACGATGCTGCTTTCGAGGTCTTGACGACCCACGACGCCATCGTTCGCGCGGCGGTGGCGCAGCATGGCGGGCGGGTCGTCAAGCATACTGGTGACGGTGTGATGGCGGCCTTCGTTTCGCCGGTGCAGGCGGTGCGGGCCGCCTGCCAGATTCAGACGGCCGTGGCGGCGCTGATCCCCGACAACGGTCGACCCGCATTTCAACTTCGGATCGGCGCGGCCGCAGGCGAACCGATTGAGCGAGACAACGACCTGTTCGGCTCAACTGTGAACTTAGCCGCGCGCTTATGTGCTTACGCCGAGCCCGGCAGCGTCCTGGTCACCAACGCGATCGCCGAGCTTTGCCTTGGCAAGGGGATGAAGTTCGCGGCGGTGGGCGAAGTCGAACTCAAGGGTTTCGACGAACCGATCCGAACCCGCGAGGTGGTGATCAACTGCTGAGAGGCGGAGCGGAACCGATCGGCTCCGCTCCGCCGCCTTTCACTCAATAATGCGGGGGGAACTGGGCGTTGATCACCGCGCCGCTCGGCAGCTGGCACTGGCCAAGACCGCCACTCGCCAGCCCCGAACTCGGCCGCGCGAGGGTGAAGTGGCAGCGCATGAAGCCGCCCGGGCCCTGCAGGTTGGCGAGCACCTGGCCGCTGTAGTGGGTGATGGTCTCCATGTCCGGACCCCACGGGCCCCAGCCGCCCCAGCCGCCGCCCCAGCGACGGCCGCCCCAGCCGCGGCCCCAGCCGAAGCCGGCGCCCCAGCCGTTCCATAATGGGCCATAATCGTCGACCCGCGATTCCTGGGTGACCTGGAAGAACGGACCCTGGAACTGCTGGCCGTTGGTCAGCGACGCGATCATGGTGCCGCGGGTGCCGCCGGTCTCGGTCCAGTTAAACGTGGCGCCGAGCTGGCCATTGGGCGACTGGCCGGTGCCCATGCCGGTGGTGGTGCAGGCCGACGCCGCCAGCAGCGCCGCGGTCGCCGCCGCCAGCTTCAAAGAACGATTTATCATCGAGATGCTCCTCGCAAGGGTACGGCACCACAACGAACGACCCGCGCCGCCGGCTCCCTCGGCAAAGTTACATTTGGTTCAAGCGCTTGGCCGGCCGATCAGCGCCAGCACTTCCTTGCGGCTGCGCTCGTCCTCGCGGAAGGTGCCCATCATCCGGCTGGTGGTCATCATCACGCCCGGCGTATTGACCCCGCGCGCGGTCATGCAGGCATGGGTCGCCTCGACCACCACCGCGACGCCCTTGGGCTGGAGATGCTCCCAGATGCAGTCGGCGACCTCGGCGGTCAGCCGCTCCTGCACCTGCAGCCGGCGGGCGAAGCCGTGCAGCACGCGCGCCAGCTTGGAGATGCCGACCACCCGGTTATGCGGCAGATAGGCGATGTGCGCCTTGCCGATGATCGGCGCCATGTGATGCTCGCAATGCGACTGGAAGGGGATGTCCTTCAGCAGCACGATCTCGTCATAGCCGCCGACTTCCTTGAAGGTCCGGCTGAGGTG
The Sphingomonas ginsengisoli An et al. 2013 genome window above contains:
- the dnaJ gene encoding molecular chaperone DnaJ, whose product is MTVHTDYYELLGVAKTADEREIKAAFRRLAMECHPDRHGGCTDKEAKFKALNEAYDCLKDPQKRAAYDRFGHAAFQQGGMGGDPFGGGAGFDGFSDIFSSIFGEFMDQRGGGRQSAARGSDLRYDLELTLEEAYAGKQSTIEIETLQRCEPCGGDGSRGESRPERCATCGGQGKVRAQQGFFVVERACPTCHGHGVTIADPCPSCEGEGRILKRRQLSISIPAGVDEGTRIRVAGEGEAGVRGAANGDLYLFVHLKRHALFGREGTTLIAECPVSFTTAALGGSITVPGIDGQPIEIKIPAGIQSGDTLRQRGAGMSVVNGRGRGDLVTRILVETPTRLSAKQKELLAQFRETETGEECPASKSFFGRLKDALG
- a CDS encoding APC family permease, giving the protein MTETATLTPPPPPPAKRLGGAMSLAMVVGTMIGSGIYLLPTTLAPFGPNIPVAFALTVAGTMLLAITFAALARKLPGGPFVYVRTAFGDTAAFLTLWSYLVSQWVGVAAVAIAVGGAIGHVLPAAASGAGLSIVALGSILILLVINLTGARSAGWVQLTATLIKIIPLILVVLLLAARVGGGQPAEPLAAVPVGLAGIAGAAALMLFSLTGFEAATVTANVTDDSTAVVPRATILGTGLTGAIYFAATLATLMILPSLVAAKSSAPFADAIAPLLGPEAGAVVAVIAAISAFGTCNALLLLSAEVGQSIAAAGDLPPLFARTNAAGVPVGSLLVGAAIAAVLVGLSTSDSFVSVYEFMALVSTVASLVLYAVCAAAALKLRPSRGLAIPALALVYALAMFVGAGLEATVWGLGLALAGLPLRWLSRRSTPAAGATPA
- a CDS encoding alpha/beta fold hydrolase, with product MPVLACHHELIIVTLPGHDGKPVEDDSGTFAGLTRSVADFIADRQLDAAAVVGSSLGARMVLELARRDHAGPVVALDPGGFWRGAERTLFRTTLQASLALLRGLSRTHMLAPLARSAVGRSVLLAQLSAHPWQLDGTLVASELEALASTPTAAALIDDLATGPEQRGPGAAGSGKVTIGWGRHDRLCLARQARRATAAFPSARLHWFDHSGHYPMWDEPAATARLILEATGAAA
- the dnaK gene encoding molecular chaperone DnaK: MAKVIGIDLGTTNSCVAVMEGGKPKVIENSEGARTTPSVVAFAKDGERLIGQPAKRQAVTNPDNTIFAVKRLIGRRFDDPVTKKDTELVPYKIVKGANGDAWVQAGGKDYSPSQISAFTLQKMKESAEAYLGETVTQAVITVPAYFNDAQRQATKDAGQIAGLEVLRIINEPTAAALAYGLDKDNNKTIAVYDLGGGTFDVSVLEIGDGVFEVKSTNGDTFLGGEDFDAKIVEYLAEKFQQKEGIDLKKDRLALQRLKEAAEKAKIELSSAATTEINQPFITARMEGGSTTPLHLVETITRADLEKLVADLINRTLEPCRKALKDAGLDAKAIDEVVLVGGMTRMPRVREVVKEFFGKEPHTGVNPDEVVAIGAAIQAGVLQGDVKDVLLLDVTPLSLGIETLGGVFTRMIDRNTTIPTKKSQVFSTADDNQNAVTIRVFQGEREMAADNKVLGQFDLVGIPPAPRGVPQIEVTFDIDANGIVNVSAKDKGTGKEQQIRIQASGGLNDNDIEKMVREAEQFAEDDKKRKAAAEAKNQAESLIHSTERQLAEHGDKVSPEVKSEIENAIAEAKAAVEGGDADAMNAKVQALTQSAMKLGQAIYETQQSAGGEAGAGAEQAADVGSNDEEVVDAEFSEVDDEKKA
- a CDS encoding aromatic ring-hydroxylating oxygenase subunit alpha, whose product is MATQLRPVDPAADPLDGVSLPGWLYHDSEFFAAERRAFLRAVPQVVCHESELAAPGEWRSLDYLGESIIVIRGDDGAVRAFTNVCRHRGSRLVDGEGGCARVLTCPYHGWSYARDGRLVGVPHRREYPGLETDQLGLVPVALERWHGFLFVTLEPGAPSVAAMMAPFEDEVAPYRFEELRAIGRVTLRPRDLNWKTIADNYSDGLHIPIGHPGLTRLFGRGYKIEAHEQVDRMEGDLVEQPSANPSERAYQNLLPEAGHLPPSHRRKWLYYKLWPNVAFDIYPDQVDFMQFLPVSATQTVIREISYALPDDRREMRAARYLNWRINRRVNAEDTELITRVQQGMASPTYRPGPLGTSEVCLRSFAQKLRRLIPEARLESPPPRGWSAG
- a CDS encoding nickel-binding protein produces the protein MRSIDRQRSGNGEITSFALRQGEAGGLMPLYLDIHTVPGADAEDLRRAHLADLAVQAQHGVDYRRYWHNAQCGKAFCLFEAPNAEAARQVHQEAHGLVAEKIIEVDPDMIDGFLGAGEADANGAVWLPGRRERDTAVRSVLFTDLVGSTELAQRLGDDAAFEVLTTHDAIVRAAVAQHGGRVVKHTGDGVMAAFVSPVQAVRAACQIQTAVAALIPDNGRPAFQLRIGAAAGEPIERDNDLFGSTVNLAARLCAYAEPGSVLVTNAIAELCLGKGMKFAAVGEVELKGFDEPIRTREVVINC
- the folE gene encoding GTP cyclohydrolase I FolE, which encodes MSDTPDDGDLVGPPPKLPVPDDVADAVRTLIRWAGDDPAREGLLDTPKRVARAWKEYARGYDEDPSHHLSRTFKEVGGYDEIVLLKDIPFQSHCEHHMAPIIGKAHIAYLPHNRVVGISKLARVLHGFARRLQVQERLTAEVADCIWEHLQPKGVAVVVEATHACMTARGVNTPGVMMTTSRMMGTFREDERSRKEVLALIGRPSA
- the fabG gene encoding 3-oxoacyl-[acyl-carrier-protein] reductase is translated as MFDLTGMTALVTGASGGLGSAIAKALSAQGARLAVSGSNEAKLNAFRDELGGDHVALPCNLSDGAAVDALVPQAVEALGGKLDILVNNAGVTRDNLLMRMKDEEFADVIRINLEAAFRLMRAAAKPMMKARFGRIVSITSVVGATGNPGQANYVASKAGLVGMSKAVAQELATRGITVNTVAPGFMTSVMTDALNEAQRAAILGKIPSGAMGTGEDVAAAVCYLASKEAGYVTGQTLHVNGGMAMY
- the fabD gene encoding ACP S-malonyltransferase; its protein translation is MRAFIFPGQGSQSVGMGQALSIASRAARDTFAEVDEALGQHLFKLMTEGPEDQLTLTENAQPAIMAHAIAVFRALTQEGGVSLTKAANFVAGHSLGEYSALCAAGTFDLATTAKLLKLRGQAMQAAVPVGEGAMAALLGADLDKAEAIAAAAAEGEVCTVANDNDPSQVVISGKRSAIERAVAIAKDHGAKRAVLLPVSAPFHCPLMQPAADRMAEALGSIDLMAPAVPVFANIIAAAVSDPARIRELLVEQVTGMVRWRESVQEMVAAGVEEFVELGGKVLGPMVKRTAPDAKVTSLLTIDDIEALAKELA